The following coding sequences lie in one Osmerus mordax isolate fOsmMor3 chromosome 13, fOsmMor3.pri, whole genome shotgun sequence genomic window:
- the terfa gene encoding telomeric repeat binding factor a isoform X1, with the protein MAANENMEGDVTNSGGNMIVESVINRWIVDYYTSVALCAFRNGNYRDFCEIRDILQNLLVRPLESTDVMPRKIQIMQFLSRINDGERLDCCFESEPATPLESAILILNNISEDLNICQQDLEKVHKSIREMLIILCIKNKQYDKAKEALTRYFPKGMVGKKAIFMGLINKKMNKHVVLEQVTYQQFREEMVQFCESLFSESVPFLSRVAKQLIEGRKAAEQRKNTTEQVASVDLPQPPADKPDTSGPPALQLKRTQLLDAYTALAKELGEEKSFAQLENEVQKEKKQESGPLFLCLSPSPLEGSDAEPEQDDPSQRDSGSRMEAFQANEYPATEVEIAPMVQEDSLVEVVPMVQEEPLVEVVPMVQEEPLVEVVPMVQEEPLVEVVPTVQEVPLVEVVPTVQEVPVEEKVARTLQKRSKLHTMARLVMEPDSQMSQQEPMASEQEPVASEQEPVASEQEPVASEQEPVASEQEPPVVELEELAGPSRSLEDPLSSQPTCKTPTRKHRKRPASSEVDEISTESDVDVCALDDSSDGSPKRQAHKSSTPQKNRTPQKGDPPLKWKKLLNHAKGIKTTWSEEDSLFNTPLKDGSGDSSSSRSSGGKRRMWTTEETEWVRKGVARYGEGHWEKIKTSYPFGDRTAVNIKDRWRTMKKLKLA; encoded by the exons ATCTGTTGGTTCGTCCGCTTGAATCTACCGATGTCATGCCTAGGAAGATACAAATAATGCAGTTTCTCTCCCGGATTAATGACGGTGAAAGACTGG actgtTGCTTTGAGTCTGAGCCTGCTACACCACTGGAATCAGCCATCCTTATATTGAACAACATCAGTGAGGATTTAAATATTTGTCAGCAAGATTTGGAGAAAGTGCACAAGTCAATACGGGAGATG CTTATAATACTCTGTATCAAGAACAAGCAGTATGACAAAGCAAAGGAAGCCTTAACAAGATACTTCCCCAAAGGCATGGTGGGAAAG AAAGCTATTTTCATGGGACTGATCAACAAGAAGATGAACAAGCATGTCGTGCTTGAGCAGGTTACATACCAGCAGTTCAGGGAAGAGATGGTGCAGTTCTGTGAGAGCCTGTTCTCTGAAAGTGTTCCCTTCCTGTCCAGG GTTGCAAAACAGCTCATCGAGGGAAGAAAGGCTGCAGAGCAGAGAAAGAACACAACAGAGCAAGTTGCAAGTGTGGATCTGCCACAGCCCCCGGCAGACAAGCCTGACACCAG TGGCCCTCCTGCTCTTCAGCTGAAGCGCACCCAGCTCCTGGATGCGTACACAGCTCTGGCCAAGGAGCTTGGAGAGGAAAAGTCATTTGCACAGCTGGAGAATGAGGTGCAGAAGGAGAAAAAACAAGAATCAGGCCCCCTCTTCCTGTGCCTTTCCCCCAGCCCCTTAGAGGGCTCGGATGCGGAGCCAGAGCAGGACGATCCTTCCCAAAGAGACTCAGGCAGCAGAATGGAGGCTTTCCAAGCCAACGAGTACCCAGCAACAGAGGTGGAGATTGCCCCCATGGTGCAGGAAGACTCCCTGGTGGAGGTTGTTCCCATGGTGCAGGAGGAACCCCTGGTGGAGGTTGTTCCCATGGTGCAGGAGGAACCCCTGGTGGAGGTTGTTCCCATGGTGCAGGAGGAACCCCTGGTGGAGGTTGTCCCTACGGTGCAGGAGGTCCCCCTGGTGGAGGTTGTCCCCACAGTGCAGGAGGTCCCTGTGGAGGAGAAGGTTGCTAGAACCTTGCAGAAACGCAGTAAGCTGCACACCATGGCCAGGCTGGTGAtggagccagacagccagatgtCCCAGCAGGAACCAATGGCCTCTGAGCAGGAACCAGTGGCCTCTGAGCAGGAACCAGTGGCCTCTGAGCAGGAACCAGTGGCCTCTGAGCAGGAACCAGTGGCCTCTGAGCAGGAACCTCCTGTAGTTGAGCTTGAGGAGCTGGCTGGACCATCCAGAAGTCTGGAGGACCCCCTGTCTTCTCAGCCCACCTGCAAAACACCCACCCGGAAGCACCGCAAGCGACCAGCCTCTAGCGAGGTTGATGA GATTTCAACTGAAAGTGATGTGGACGTGTGTGCTCTGGATGACTCATCAGATGGATCTCCCAAAAGACAAGCCCATAAAAGCTCCACCCCCCAGAAGAATCGCACCCCTCAAAAGGGTGACCCCCCCCTTAAGTG GAAAAAGTTGTTAAATCATGCAAAGGGAATCAAGACTACGTGGAGTGAAGAAGACTCGCTCTTTAACACGCCTCTCAAAGACG GGTCAGGCGACAGCTCCTCTTCGAGAAGTTCAGGAGGCAAGAGGAGG ATGTGGACCACTGAGGAGACTGAGTGGGTACGGAAAGGAGTGGCCCGCTATGGCGAAGGCCACTGGGAAAAAATCAAGACGTCTTATCCGTTCGGCGATCGAACTGCCGTCAACATCAAGGACAGGTGGAGGACAATGAAGAAATTAAAATTAGCGTGA
- the terfa gene encoding telomeric repeat binding factor a isoform X4, whose protein sequence is MIVESVINRWIVDYYTSVALCAFRNGNYRDFCEIRDILQNLLVRPLESTDVMPRKIQIMQFLSRINDGERLDCCFESEPATPLESAILILNNISEDLNICQQDLEKVHKSIREMLIILCIKNKQYDKAKEALTRYFPKGMVGKKAIFMGLINKKMNKHVVLEQVTYQQFREEMVQFCESLFSESVPFLSRVAKQLIEGRKAAEQRKNTTEQVASVDLPQPPADKPDTSPLEGSDAEPEQDDPSQRDSGSRMEAFQANEYPATEVEIAPMVQEDSLVEVVPMVQEEPLVEVVPMVQEEPLVEVVPMVQEEPLVEVVPTVQEVPLVEVVPTVQEVPVEEKVARTLQKRSKLHTMARLVMEPDSQMSQQEPMASEQEPVASEQEPVASEQEPVASEQEPVASEQEPPVVELEELAGPSRSLEDPLSSQPTCKTPTRKHRKRPASSEVDEISTESDVDVCALDDSSDGSPKRQAHKSSTPQKNRTPQKGDPPLKWKKLLNHAKGIKTTWSEEDSLFNTPLKDGSGDSSSSRSSGGKRRMWTTEETEWVRKGVARYGEGHWEKIKTSYPFGDRTAVNIKDRWRTMKKLKLA, encoded by the exons ATCTGTTGGTTCGTCCGCTTGAATCTACCGATGTCATGCCTAGGAAGATACAAATAATGCAGTTTCTCTCCCGGATTAATGACGGTGAAAGACTGG actgtTGCTTTGAGTCTGAGCCTGCTACACCACTGGAATCAGCCATCCTTATATTGAACAACATCAGTGAGGATTTAAATATTTGTCAGCAAGATTTGGAGAAAGTGCACAAGTCAATACGGGAGATG CTTATAATACTCTGTATCAAGAACAAGCAGTATGACAAAGCAAAGGAAGCCTTAACAAGATACTTCCCCAAAGGCATGGTGGGAAAG AAAGCTATTTTCATGGGACTGATCAACAAGAAGATGAACAAGCATGTCGTGCTTGAGCAGGTTACATACCAGCAGTTCAGGGAAGAGATGGTGCAGTTCTGTGAGAGCCTGTTCTCTGAAAGTGTTCCCTTCCTGTCCAGG GTTGCAAAACAGCTCATCGAGGGAAGAAAGGCTGCAGAGCAGAGAAAGAACACAACAGAGCAAGTTGCAAGTGTGGATCTGCCACAGCCCCCGGCAGACAAGCCTGACACCAG CCCCTTAGAGGGCTCGGATGCGGAGCCAGAGCAGGACGATCCTTCCCAAAGAGACTCAGGCAGCAGAATGGAGGCTTTCCAAGCCAACGAGTACCCAGCAACAGAGGTGGAGATTGCCCCCATGGTGCAGGAAGACTCCCTGGTGGAGGTTGTTCCCATGGTGCAGGAGGAACCCCTGGTGGAGGTTGTTCCCATGGTGCAGGAGGAACCCCTGGTGGAGGTTGTTCCCATGGTGCAGGAGGAACCCCTGGTGGAGGTTGTCCCTACGGTGCAGGAGGTCCCCCTGGTGGAGGTTGTCCCCACAGTGCAGGAGGTCCCTGTGGAGGAGAAGGTTGCTAGAACCTTGCAGAAACGCAGTAAGCTGCACACCATGGCCAGGCTGGTGAtggagccagacagccagatgtCCCAGCAGGAACCAATGGCCTCTGAGCAGGAACCAGTGGCCTCTGAGCAGGAACCAGTGGCCTCTGAGCAGGAACCAGTGGCCTCTGAGCAGGAACCAGTGGCCTCTGAGCAGGAACCTCCTGTAGTTGAGCTTGAGGAGCTGGCTGGACCATCCAGAAGTCTGGAGGACCCCCTGTCTTCTCAGCCCACCTGCAAAACACCCACCCGGAAGCACCGCAAGCGACCAGCCTCTAGCGAGGTTGATGA GATTTCAACTGAAAGTGATGTGGACGTGTGTGCTCTGGATGACTCATCAGATGGATCTCCCAAAAGACAAGCCCATAAAAGCTCCACCCCCCAGAAGAATCGCACCCCTCAAAAGGGTGACCCCCCCCTTAAGTG GAAAAAGTTGTTAAATCATGCAAAGGGAATCAAGACTACGTGGAGTGAAGAAGACTCGCTCTTTAACACGCCTCTCAAAGACG GGTCAGGCGACAGCTCCTCTTCGAGAAGTTCAGGAGGCAAGAGGAGG ATGTGGACCACTGAGGAGACTGAGTGGGTACGGAAAGGAGTGGCCCGCTATGGCGAAGGCCACTGGGAAAAAATCAAGACGTCTTATCCGTTCGGCGATCGAACTGCCGTCAACATCAAGGACAGGTGGAGGACAATGAAGAAATTAAAATTAGCGTGA
- the nip7 gene encoding 60S ribosome subunit biogenesis protein NIP7 homolog — translation MRPLTDEETKTMFEKLSKYIGENIKLLVDRPDGSYCFRLHNDRVYYLSEKLLKLATNIAREKLVSVGTCFGKFTKTGKFRLHITALDFLAPYAKFKVWVKPGAEQSYLYGNHVLKSGLGRITENTAQYQGVVVYSMSDVPLGFGVAAKTTQECRKVDPMSIVVFHQTDVGEFIRNEDTLT, via the exons ATGAGGCCATTAACAGATGAAGAAACAAAGACTATGTTTGAAAAGCTCTCAAAATA CATTGGTGAAAACATCAAACTCTTAGTTGATAGACCCGATGGATCATATTGCTTCAGGCTTCACAATGATCGTGTGTACTACTTAAG TGAAAAACTTCTGAAGTTGGCCACCAACATCGCCCGTGAAAAGTTGGTATCCGTGGGTACATGCTTCGGGAAGTTCACCAAGACCGGGAAGTTCCGTCTGCACATCACTGCTCTCGATTTCCTGGCCCCCTATGCAAAG TTCAAAGTGTGGGTTAAGCCTGGAGCAGAGCAGTCCTACCTTTACGGGAACCATGTGTTGAAGTCTGGCCTGGGGAGAATAACTGAGAATACAGCACAGTACCAGGGAGTGGTGGTCTACTCCATGTCAGATGTACCACTG gGTTTTGGAGTGGCTGCTAAGACCACTCAGGAGTGCAGGAAAGTGGACCCCATGTCCATTGTGGTCTTTCACCAGACAGATGTGGGAGAGTTCATCAGGAATGAGGACACGCTAACATAG
- the terfa gene encoding telomeric repeat binding factor a isoform X2: MIVESVINRWIVDYYTSVALCAFRNGNYRDFCEIRDILQNLLVRPLESTDVMPRKIQIMQFLSRINDGERLDCCFESEPATPLESAILILNNISEDLNICQQDLEKVHKSIREMLIILCIKNKQYDKAKEALTRYFPKGMVGKKAIFMGLINKKMNKHVVLEQVTYQQFREEMVQFCESLFSESVPFLSRVAKQLIEGRKAAEQRKNTTEQVASVDLPQPPADKPDTSGPPALQLKRTQLLDAYTALAKELGEEKSFAQLENEVQKEKKQESGPLFLCLSPSPLEGSDAEPEQDDPSQRDSGSRMEAFQANEYPATEVEIAPMVQEDSLVEVVPMVQEEPLVEVVPMVQEEPLVEVVPTVQEVPVEEKVARTLQKRSKLHTMARLVMEPDSQMSQQEPMASEQEPVASEQEPVASEQEPVASEQEPVASEQEPPVVELEELAGPSRSLEDPLSSQPTCKTPTRKHRKRPASSEVDEISTESDVDVCALDDSSDGSPKRQAHKSSTPQKNRTPQKGDPPLKWKKLLNHAKGIKTTWSEEDSLFNTPLKDGSGDSSSSRSSGGKRRMWTTEETEWVRKGVARYGEGHWEKIKTSYPFGDRTAVNIKDRWRTMKKLKLA; the protein is encoded by the exons ATCTGTTGGTTCGTCCGCTTGAATCTACCGATGTCATGCCTAGGAAGATACAAATAATGCAGTTTCTCTCCCGGATTAATGACGGTGAAAGACTGG actgtTGCTTTGAGTCTGAGCCTGCTACACCACTGGAATCAGCCATCCTTATATTGAACAACATCAGTGAGGATTTAAATATTTGTCAGCAAGATTTGGAGAAAGTGCACAAGTCAATACGGGAGATG CTTATAATACTCTGTATCAAGAACAAGCAGTATGACAAAGCAAAGGAAGCCTTAACAAGATACTTCCCCAAAGGCATGGTGGGAAAG AAAGCTATTTTCATGGGACTGATCAACAAGAAGATGAACAAGCATGTCGTGCTTGAGCAGGTTACATACCAGCAGTTCAGGGAAGAGATGGTGCAGTTCTGTGAGAGCCTGTTCTCTGAAAGTGTTCCCTTCCTGTCCAGG GTTGCAAAACAGCTCATCGAGGGAAGAAAGGCTGCAGAGCAGAGAAAGAACACAACAGAGCAAGTTGCAAGTGTGGATCTGCCACAGCCCCCGGCAGACAAGCCTGACACCAG TGGCCCTCCTGCTCTTCAGCTGAAGCGCACCCAGCTCCTGGATGCGTACACAGCTCTGGCCAAGGAGCTTGGAGAGGAAAAGTCATTTGCACAGCTGGAGAATGAGGTGCAGAAGGAGAAAAAACAAGAATCAGGCCCCCTCTTCCTGTGCCTTTCCCCCAGCCCCTTAGAGGGCTCGGATGCGGAGCCAGAGCAGGACGATCCTTCCCAAAGAGACTCAGGCAGCAGAATGGAGGCTTTCCAAGCCAACGAGTACCCAGCAACAGAGGTGGAGATTGCCCCCATGGTGCAGGAAGACTCCCTGGTGGAGGTTGTTCCCATGGTGCAGGAGGAACCCCTGGTGGAGGTTGTTCCCATGGTGCAGGAGGAACCCCTGGTGGAG GTTGTCCCCACAGTGCAGGAGGTCCCTGTGGAGGAGAAGGTTGCTAGAACCTTGCAGAAACGCAGTAAGCTGCACACCATGGCCAGGCTGGTGAtggagccagacagccagatgtCCCAGCAGGAACCAATGGCCTCTGAGCAGGAACCAGTGGCCTCTGAGCAGGAACCAGTGGCCTCTGAGCAGGAACCAGTGGCCTCTGAGCAGGAACCAGTGGCCTCTGAGCAGGAACCTCCTGTAGTTGAGCTTGAGGAGCTGGCTGGACCATCCAGAAGTCTGGAGGACCCCCTGTCTTCTCAGCCCACCTGCAAAACACCCACCCGGAAGCACCGCAAGCGACCAGCCTCTAGCGAGGTTGATGA GATTTCAACTGAAAGTGATGTGGACGTGTGTGCTCTGGATGACTCATCAGATGGATCTCCCAAAAGACAAGCCCATAAAAGCTCCACCCCCCAGAAGAATCGCACCCCTCAAAAGGGTGACCCCCCCCTTAAGTG GAAAAAGTTGTTAAATCATGCAAAGGGAATCAAGACTACGTGGAGTGAAGAAGACTCGCTCTTTAACACGCCTCTCAAAGACG GGTCAGGCGACAGCTCCTCTTCGAGAAGTTCAGGAGGCAAGAGGAGG ATGTGGACCACTGAGGAGACTGAGTGGGTACGGAAAGGAGTGGCCCGCTATGGCGAAGGCCACTGGGAAAAAATCAAGACGTCTTATCCGTTCGGCGATCGAACTGCCGTCAACATCAAGGACAGGTGGAGGACAATGAAGAAATTAAAATTAGCGTGA
- the terfa gene encoding telomeric repeat binding factor a isoform X3: protein MIVESVINRWIVDYYTSVALCAFRNGNYRDFCEIRDILQNLLVRPLESTDVMPRKIQIMQFLSRINDGERLDCCFESEPATPLESAILILNNISEDLNICQQDLEKVHKSIREMLIILCIKNKQYDKAKEALTRYFPKGMVGKKAIFMGLINKKMNKHVVLEQVTYQQFREEMVQFCESLFSESVPFLSRVAKQLIEGRKAAEQRKNTTEQVASVDLPQPPADKPDTSGPPALQLKRTQLLDAYTALAKELGEEKSFAQLENEVQKEKKQESGPLFLCLSPSPLEGSDAEPEQDDPSQRDSGSRMEAFQANEYPATEVEIAPMVQEDSLVEVVPMVQEEPLVEVVPTVQEVPLVEVVPTVQEVPVEEKVARTLQKRSKLHTMARLVMEPDSQMSQQEPMASEQEPVASEQEPVASEQEPVASEQEPVASEQEPPVVELEELAGPSRSLEDPLSSQPTCKTPTRKHRKRPASSEVDEISTESDVDVCALDDSSDGSPKRQAHKSSTPQKNRTPQKGDPPLKWKKLLNHAKGIKTTWSEEDSLFNTPLKDGSGDSSSSRSSGGKRRMWTTEETEWVRKGVARYGEGHWEKIKTSYPFGDRTAVNIKDRWRTMKKLKLA from the exons ATCTGTTGGTTCGTCCGCTTGAATCTACCGATGTCATGCCTAGGAAGATACAAATAATGCAGTTTCTCTCCCGGATTAATGACGGTGAAAGACTGG actgtTGCTTTGAGTCTGAGCCTGCTACACCACTGGAATCAGCCATCCTTATATTGAACAACATCAGTGAGGATTTAAATATTTGTCAGCAAGATTTGGAGAAAGTGCACAAGTCAATACGGGAGATG CTTATAATACTCTGTATCAAGAACAAGCAGTATGACAAAGCAAAGGAAGCCTTAACAAGATACTTCCCCAAAGGCATGGTGGGAAAG AAAGCTATTTTCATGGGACTGATCAACAAGAAGATGAACAAGCATGTCGTGCTTGAGCAGGTTACATACCAGCAGTTCAGGGAAGAGATGGTGCAGTTCTGTGAGAGCCTGTTCTCTGAAAGTGTTCCCTTCCTGTCCAGG GTTGCAAAACAGCTCATCGAGGGAAGAAAGGCTGCAGAGCAGAGAAAGAACACAACAGAGCAAGTTGCAAGTGTGGATCTGCCACAGCCCCCGGCAGACAAGCCTGACACCAG TGGCCCTCCTGCTCTTCAGCTGAAGCGCACCCAGCTCCTGGATGCGTACACAGCTCTGGCCAAGGAGCTTGGAGAGGAAAAGTCATTTGCACAGCTGGAGAATGAGGTGCAGAAGGAGAAAAAACAAGAATCAGGCCCCCTCTTCCTGTGCCTTTCCCCCAGCCCCTTAGAGGGCTCGGATGCGGAGCCAGAGCAGGACGATCCTTCCCAAAGAGACTCAGGCAGCAGAATGGAGGCTTTCCAAGCCAACGAGTACCCAGCAACAGAGGTGGAGATTGCCCCCATGGTGCAGGAAGACTCCCTGGTGGAG GTTGTTCCCATGGTGCAGGAGGAACCCCTGGTGGAGGTTGTCCCTACGGTGCAGGAGGTCCCCCTGGTGGAGGTTGTCCCCACAGTGCAGGAGGTCCCTGTGGAGGAGAAGGTTGCTAGAACCTTGCAGAAACGCAGTAAGCTGCACACCATGGCCAGGCTGGTGAtggagccagacagccagatgtCCCAGCAGGAACCAATGGCCTCTGAGCAGGAACCAGTGGCCTCTGAGCAGGAACCAGTGGCCTCTGAGCAGGAACCAGTGGCCTCTGAGCAGGAACCAGTGGCCTCTGAGCAGGAACCTCCTGTAGTTGAGCTTGAGGAGCTGGCTGGACCATCCAGAAGTCTGGAGGACCCCCTGTCTTCTCAGCCCACCTGCAAAACACCCACCCGGAAGCACCGCAAGCGACCAGCCTCTAGCGAGGTTGATGA GATTTCAACTGAAAGTGATGTGGACGTGTGTGCTCTGGATGACTCATCAGATGGATCTCCCAAAAGACAAGCCCATAAAAGCTCCACCCCCCAGAAGAATCGCACCCCTCAAAAGGGTGACCCCCCCCTTAAGTG GAAAAAGTTGTTAAATCATGCAAAGGGAATCAAGACTACGTGGAGTGAAGAAGACTCGCTCTTTAACACGCCTCTCAAAGACG GGTCAGGCGACAGCTCCTCTTCGAGAAGTTCAGGAGGCAAGAGGAGG ATGTGGACCACTGAGGAGACTGAGTGGGTACGGAAAGGAGTGGCCCGCTATGGCGAAGGCCACTGGGAAAAAATCAAGACGTCTTATCCGTTCGGCGATCGAACTGCCGTCAACATCAAGGACAGGTGGAGGACAATGAAGAAATTAAAATTAGCGTGA
- the cog8 gene encoding conserved oligomeric Golgi complex subunit 8, with protein MAAVDVEDESILASIFKDSFPDNWRDNPDFAAYLSELSSYGVEKLNREPERLAEERAQILQQTRELAFSNYKTFIRTADCTEEIYKDFGRVESSVSKLLDKLPSFGEKCRGFIKEAEEIGVSRRMNSLTLNRHTEILEILEIPQLMDTCVRNGYYEEALELAAYVKRLEKKHSSLPVIQGIVHEVRQSAQLMLNQLLQQLRSNSQLPVCLRVIGYLRRMDVFKEAELRVKFLQARGSWLNSILAAIPDDDPYFHITKTIEACRVHLFDIITQYRAIFSDEDPLLPPGGQGVNESAIFHGWVVQKVAEFLETLDKDLQRGVGGRLDSLLGQCMYFGLSFSRVGADFRGQLAPMFQRVATDTFRKAIHEAGDKFQEDMNMYTLISLPSMLGGTIPPVAPSTQPGTLQPPMALLDFPPLACFLNNILTAFNDLRLCCPIGLAQEVTKYLEDALFKVTKLILVFHRAEESAFSSREKELFVQFCCAFAEDMVPFLNRCLQVLFPPSQLALVLGVPPTQVHKYDSLGCIDVHMVLQPLEFVLPEREVAAPEVDLSTELGSLTTTDPEPISGVSLIPAEEPPPKPEPMVDPEIREKPIPESPIPPESVQSSDPAMDAVHNEPDTEVKGSESVNFEE; from the exons ATGGCAGCTGTTGACGTGGAAGATGAGAGTATTCTAGCTTCAATATTCAAAGACAGCTTCCCTGATAACTGGAGGGACAATCCGGATTTCGCAGCGTACTTGTCTGAGCTCAGTTCTTACGGTGTAGAGAAATTAAACCGGGAGCCGGAGAGATtagcagaggagagagctcAGATATTGCAGCAAACCCGCGAGCTTGCCTTCTCGAACTACAAGACATTCATTCGAACAGCTGACTGCACGGAAGAGATTTACAAGGACTTTGGTCGTGTGGAGAGCAGCGTTTCTAAACTCCTTGACAAGTTGCCCAGCTTTGGTGAAAAATGCAG GGGTTTCAtaaaggaggcagaggagatcgGAGTCAGTCGGCGAATGAACAGCCTCACATTGAATCGTCACACCGAGATCCTGGAAATTCTAGAGATTCCCCAGCTCATGGACACCTGCGTACGCAACGGCTACTATGAGGAGGCTCTGGAACTGGCAGCTTACGTAAAACGATTGGAGAAGAAGCACTCGTCCCTGCCTGTCATTCAA GGAATTGTCCATGAAGTGCGTCAGTCAGCTCAACTCATGCTGAACCAGCTGTTGCAGCAGCTACGCAGCAACTcccaacttcctgtctgcttgCGGGTGATTGGCTACCTGCGGAGGATGGACGTTTTTAAGGAAGCAGAGCTTCGAGTCAAGTTCCTCCAGGCTCGTGGGAGCTGGCTGAACTCCATCCTGGCCGCCATCCCTGATGATGACCCCTACTTCCACATCACCAAGACCATTGAGGCCTGCCGCGTGCACCTCTTTGACATTATCACCCAATACCGTGCTATCTTCTCTGACGAGGACCCGCTGCTGCCGCCTGGAGGCCAAGGTGTGAACGAGAGCGCTATCTTCCATGGCTGGGTTGTGCAGAAGGTGGCCGAGTTCCTGGAGACCCTGGATAAAGACCTTCAGCGAGGGGTGGGAGGTCGGCTTGATTCCCTGCTGGGCCAGTGCATGTACTTCGGCTTGTCCTTCAGCAGAGTTGGGGCAGATTTCCGTGGACAGCTGGCACCTATGTTTCAACGAGTGGCCACAGATACATTCCGCAAGGCCATCCACGAGGCAGGTGACAAGTTCCAGGAAGACATGAACATGTATACACTGATCTCTTTGCCCTCCATGTTGGGTGGCACCATTCCTCCTGTGGCACCCAGTACCCAGCCTGGTACCCTGCAACCCCCCATGGCCCTCCTCGACTTCCCCCCTTTGGCCTGTTTCCTCAACAACATCCTGACTGCCTTCAATGACCTGCGTCTGTGCTGCCCCATAGGTCTAGCCCAAGAGGTCACCAAGTATCTGGAGGATGCTCTTTTCAAG GTGACCAAGCTCATCCTGGTGTTCCACCGGGCTGAGGAGTCTGCCTTCAGCAGTAGGGAGAAGGAGCTGTTTGTCCAGTTCTGCTGTGCCTTCGCAGAGGACATGGTGCCTTTCCTCAACCGCTGTCTCCAAGTCCTCTTCCCCCCTTCGCAGCTAGCTCTCGTACTCG GTGTTCCTCCAACGCAAGTACACAAGTATGACAGTCTTGGTTGCATTGATGTTCACATGGTTCTGCAACCTCTGGAGTTCGTGCTGCCCGAAAGAGAAGTAGCTGCTCCAGAAGTGGACCTCAGCACAGAGCTGGGCAGTCTGACCACAACTGATCCAGAACCCATATCTGGCGTCAGCCTGATACCGGCAGAGGAACCACCTCCAAAACCAGAACCGATGGTAGACCCCGAAATCAGAGAGAAGCCAATACCCGAGAGTCCCATCCCCCCAGAATCAGTCCAGAGTTCTGACCCTGCGATGGATGCTGTACACAATGAACCAGACACAGAGGTCAAAGGTTCAGAGTCAGTGAACTTTGAGGAGTAA